The Falco rusticolus isolate bFalRus1 chromosome 15, bFalRus1.pri, whole genome shotgun sequence genome has a segment encoding these proteins:
- the VPS4A gene encoding vacuolar protein sorting-associated protein 4A produces the protein MTAATLQKAIDLVTRATEEDKAKNYEEALRLYQHAVECFLHAIKYEAHSDKAKESIRAKCMQYLDRAEKLKEYLRSKDKQGKKPVKESQNDNKGSDSDSEGENPEKKKLQEQLMGAIMMEKPNVRWSDVAGLEGAKEALKEAVILPIKFPHLFTGKRTPWRGILLFGPPGTGKSYLAKAVATEANNSTFFSVSSSDLMSKWLGESEKLVKNLFELARQHKPSIIFIDEVDSLCGSRNENESEAARRIKTEFLVQMQGVGNSSDGILVLGATNIPWVLDSAIRRRFEKRIYIPLPEEAARAQMFKIHLGNTPHCLTDANIQELARKTDGYSGADISIIVRDALMQPVRKVQSATHFKKVRGPSRTTPGAFVDDLLTPCSPGDPGATEMTWMEVPSDKLMEPIVCMSDMLRSLATTRPTVNADDLLKVKKFTEDFGQEG, from the exons ATGACAGCGGCCACCCTGCAG AAAGCCATCGACCTGGTCACCAGAGCCACCGAAGAGGACAAGGCCAAGAACTATGAGGAGGCGCTGCGGCTGTACCAGCACGCCGTGGAGTGCTTCCTACATGCCATCAAAT ATGAAGCGCACAGTGACAAGGCGAAGGAGAGCATCCGGGCCAAGTGCATGCAGTACTTGGACCGGGCGGAGAAGCTGAAGGAGTACCTGCGCAGCAAGGACAAGCAGGGCAAGAAGCCGGTTAAAGAGTCCCAGAATGACAACAAGGG GAGTGACAGTGACAGCGAGGGCGAAAACCCGGAGAAGAAGaagctgcaggaacagctgATGG GTGCCATCATGATGGAGAAGCCCAACGTGCGGTGGAGTGACGTGGCCGGCCTGGAAGGAGCCAAGGAAGctctgaaggaggctgtgatcCTGCCCATCAAGTTCCCACACTTGTTTACTG GGAAGCGCACGCCCTGGCGAGGGATCCTGCTCTTTGGGCCCCCTGGCACCGGCAAGTCCTACTTGGCCAAGGCCGTGGCCACTGAAGCCAACAACTCCACCTTCTTCTCTGTGTCATCCTCCGACCTGATGTCGAAGTGGCTGGGAGAGAGCGAGAA GCTGGTGAAGAACCTGTTTGAGCTGGCAAGGCAGCACAAGCCCTCCATCATCTTCATCGACGAGGTGGACTCGCTGTGCGGCTCCCGCAATGAGAACGAAAGTGAGGCGGCGAGGCGCATCAAGACGGAGTTCCTGGTGCAGATGCAAG GTGTGGGGAACAGCAGCGATGGGATCCTGGTGCTGGGTGCCACCAACATCCCTTGGGTGCTGGACTCGGCCATCAGGAGAAG GTTTGAGAAGCGCATCTACATCCCACTGCCCGAGGAGGCAGCCCGGGCCCAGATGTTCAAGATCCATCTGGGCAACACCCCGCACTGCCTGACAGACGCCAACATCCAGGAGCTGGCCCGCAAGACAGACGGCTACTCGGGGGCCGACATCAGCATCATCGTGCGGGATGCCCTGATGCAGCCTGTCCGCAAAGTCCAGTCAGCAACGCACTTCAAGAAG GTCCGTGGTCCCTCCCGCACCACTCCTGGTGCTTTTGTGGATGACCTGCTGACACCGTGCTCGCCTGGTGACCCAGGTGCCACTGAGATGACCTGGATGGAGGTGCCCAGTGACAAGCTGATGGAGCCCATCGTCTGCATG TCGGACATGCTGCGCTCACTGGCCACCACCCGCCCCACCGTCAACGCTGATGATCTCCTGAAGGTGAAGAAATTCACGGAGGATTTTGGACAGGAAGGTTAA